A genomic stretch from Salvelinus namaycush isolate Seneca chromosome 25, SaNama_1.0, whole genome shotgun sequence includes:
- the zgc:153913 gene encoding carboxypeptidase N subunit 2, whose amino-acid sequence MWKDFGSMLCLMLHLSYQGNTSDINCPPRCQCFTPTKVMCSEESMRSMPTNISTQVKELVIMTTGMTHLGSITMQYSRHLTKLVFFNNLLRDVSTMAFDRLTGLEELEISGNSWLDCLNLGTFSKQRNLTKLLLNFNRFKSLNDGLFSSLQKLRTLQLKGNIISHLPRQLFQNLSIHALDLSLNMLTGVDKELLSGLSQLESLKLGYNMINVLLPDTFHNISHVKELCLQGNQISYLPQGVFSHLQKLEELNLRSNLITNVSSGTFPVGLKELDLKGNRLVQLSPDSFGRLTSLTHLFLSMNQLTNLPEDVFRNLTGLQNLDLSENQLTSLPGTIFQDLTKIEIVHLQNNNLSSLEAMLFEDQAFLEQLYLSENNLQTLPQGFFDAFLHENVMRLRRNPWSCDCHMLYLYDYVAEHSHLVEDLSNVYCKGPEPLTGQGLVSLERDQLVCPGNFSSRAKATPFQGLEERPHPSKCTVQFINDNMTIKCKMTKCSPLRLMVHFKEGDGTTSEYIMKKDWAESSQCSNGTITLTV is encoded by the coding sequence ATGTGGAAAGACTTTGGTTCCATGTTATGCCTGATGCTCCACCTCTCTTACCAAGGGAACACTTCCGACATAAATTGTCCTCCCAGATGCCAGTGTTTCACGCCGACTAAGGTGATGTGTTCTGAGGAGAGCATGAGAAGCATGCCCACGAACATCTCCACACAGGTGAAGGAGTTGGTCATTATGACGACGGGAATGACGCACCTGGGCTCGATCACGATGCAGTACAGCCGACATCTCACCAAGCTGGTCTTCTTCAACAATTTGCTGCGGGATGTCTCCACCATGGCCTTTGATCGCTTGACCGGGCTCGAGGAGCTGGAGATCAGCGGCAACTCTTGGCTGGATTGTTTGAACCTAGGAACTTTCAGCAAGCAGAGAAACCTCACCAAACTTTTGCTCAACTTCAACAGGTTCAAGTCACTGAATGACGGCCTCTTCAGTTCGCTTCAGAAGCTGAGGACTCTTCAGCTGAAGGGCAACATCATCTCTCACCTGCCCAGGCAGCTCTTCCAGAACCTGAGTATTCACGCTCTTGACCTGTCCCTGAACATGCTCACAGGGGTGGACAAGGAGCTCCTCAGCGGCTTGTCCCAGCTAGAGTCCCTCAAACTAGGCTACAATATGATCAACGTCCTCTTGCCCGACACTTTCCACAACATCTCCCACGTGAAAGAGCTTTGCCTGCAGGGAAACCAGATATCTTACCTCCCTCAGGGTGTCTTTTCACATTTACAGAAACTAGAGGAGCTGAACCTTCGCAGCAACTTGATCACAAATGTGAGTTCTGGAACCTTTCCTGTTGGCTTGAAAGAGCTGGATCTCAAAGGCAACAGGCTGGTTCAGCTTTCGCCTGACTCGTTTGGTCGTCTAACCAGTCTCACACACCTGTTTCTGTCAATGAACCAGCTCACTAACCTTCCAGAGGACGTCTTTCGGAACCTGACGGgcctgcaaaacctggacctctCGGAGAACCAGCTCACATCGCTGCCGGGAACTATCTTCCAAGATCTCACCAAGATTGAAATTGTCCACCTGCAGAATAACAACCTGAGCTCTCTGGAGGCCATGCTGTTTGAGGACCAGGCCTTCTTGGAGCAGCTGTACCTCTCAGAGAACAACCTCCAGACCCTTCCTCAGGGCTTCTTTGACGCGTTCTTACACGAGAACGTGATGAGACTGCGCAGGAACCCCTGGAGCTGCGACTGCCACATGCTATATCTGTATGACTATGTGGCGGAGCACAGTCACTTGGTGGAGGACCTGAGTAATGTGTATTGTAAAGGCCCTGAGCCTTTGACAGGACAGGGTCTGGTCTCCTTAGAGAGGGACCAGCTGGTGTGTCCAGGTAATTTCTCTTCTAGAGCCAAAGCCACCCCCTTCCAAGGCTTGGAAGAGAGGCCACACCCTAGCAAGTGTACTGTCCAGTTCATCAACGACAACATGACTATCAAGTGCAAAATGACTAAATGTTCCCCATTGAGACTTATGGTGCATTTCAAAGAAGGGGATGGCACCACGTCTGAGTACATCATGAAAAAGGACTGGGCAGAATCTTCACAGTGTAGCAATGGGACTATAACTCTCACTGTGTGA
- the cldn1 gene encoding claudin-1 encodes MANAGIQLLGFVLSFFGFIGLIASTIMAEWKLSSYAGDNIITAQAMYEGLWKSCVSQSTGQIQCKVYDSLLQLTGMVQGTRGLMVGAILLAGIAILVAMVGMKCTTCLAEDQEQKRKVALTGGIVIIIAGLCALVGTSWYGNRIAKEFYDPFTPTNSRYEFGKALFVGWGSACLTIIGGAFLCCNCSSKGSGKSSRYPPNHSAAPAGRDYV; translated from the exons ATGGCAAACGCGGGGATACAGCTCCTTGGATTCGTCTTGTCTTTTTTTGGCTTCATCGGGTTGATAGCATCCACGATCATGGCCGAGTGGAAACTGTCATCCTATGCTGGGGACAACATCATAACGGCGCAAGCCATGTACGAGGGGCTTTGGAAGTCTTGTGTGTCACAGAGCACTGGTCAAATCCAGTGTAAAGTCTACGATTCTCTGCTCCAACTAACGG GGATGGTGCAGGGCACACGAGGTCTCATGGTGGGTGCCATCCTGCTGGCTGGCATTGCCATCCTGGTGGCCATGGTGGGGATGAAGTGTACCACCTGTCTGGCTGAGGACCAGGAGCAGAAGCGCAAAGTTGCCCTGACTGGAGGAATCGTCATCATTATCGCAG GTCTGTGTGCTCTGGTGGGGACTTCCTGGTACGGGAACAGAATAGCAAAGGAATTCTACGACCCCTTCACTCCTACAAACTCCAG GTATGAGTTTGGCAAGGCCCTGTTCGTAGGTTGGGGCTCTGCCTGCCTCACCATCATAGGTGGAGCCTTCCTTTGTTGCAACTGCTCCAGTAAAGGCTCAGGAAAGTCCTCCCGCTACCCCCCGAACCACTCCGCTGCCCCGGCAGGCAGAGACTACGTCTAG